Proteins found in one Oryza glaberrima chromosome 4, OglaRS2, whole genome shotgun sequence genomic segment:
- the LOC127769451 gene encoding uncharacterized protein LOC127769451 isoform X1: MMMETELCSSRVLSPPRYESGDEELSVLPRHTKVIVTGNNRTKSVLVGLQGVVKKAVGLGGWHWLVLKNGVEVKLQRNALSVLEPPTGNEDDDDIDGNNSFCSSSDMGDKDMDYLASIEYHKPTKPRVRHTRPWSSCIKSSNRGNFHPSTKLRTRVNLTKLGTPTLWRYWKHFNLVSMNPNPSKEQLFHGVQQHFQSQQLDELQVILGFIQAAKRLKTLYRS, from the exons ATGATGATGGAGACTGAGCTATGCTCCTCCCGGGTTCTGTCTCCGCCTCGGTACGAGAGTGGCGATGAGGAGCTCTCGGTGCTTCCTCGGCACACGAAGGTCATCGTCACTGGGAACAACCGAACAAAGTCCGTCTTGGTTGGCCTACAAGGTGTTGTCAAGAAGGCTGTTGGTCTTGGAGGTTGGCACTGGCTG GTTCTAAAGAATGGTGTAGAGGTGAAGCTGCAAAGGAATGCTTTGAGTGTATTGGAACCTCCAACTGGTAACGAAGACGATGATGATATTGATGGCAACAATTCGTTCTGTAGCAGTTCCGACATGGGAGACAAAGACATGGACTATT TAGCGAGCATAGAGTACCACAAACCAACAAAGCCAAGAGTTCGGCATACAAGGCCCTGGTCTTCCTGTATAAAATCCAGCAACCGAGGCAATTTTCACCCCAGTACAAAGCTGCGAACG AGAGTAAACCTGACAAAACTTGGAACTCCTACGCTGTGGAGATACTGGAAGCATTTCAATCTT GTAAGCATGAACCCCAATCCATCAAAGGAACAGCTCTTCCATGGGGTCCAGCAGCATTTTCAGTCTCAG CAATTGGATGAGTTGCAGGTGATTCTGGGCTTCATCCAGGCAGCAAAGAGGCTCAAGACCCTGTACCGCTCCTAG
- the LOC127769451 gene encoding uncharacterized protein LOC127769451 isoform X2 yields the protein MMMETELCSSRVLSPPRYESGDEELSVLPRHTKVIVTGNNRTKSVLVGLQGVVKKAVGLGGWHWLVLKNGVEVKLQRNALSVLEPPTGNEDDDDIDGNNSFCSSSDMGDKDMDYSSIEYHKPTKPRVRHTRPWSSCIKSSNRGNFHPSTKLRTRVNLTKLGTPTLWRYWKHFNLVSMNPNPSKEQLFHGVQQHFQSQQLDELQVILGFIQAAKRLKTLYRS from the exons ATGATGATGGAGACTGAGCTATGCTCCTCCCGGGTTCTGTCTCCGCCTCGGTACGAGAGTGGCGATGAGGAGCTCTCGGTGCTTCCTCGGCACACGAAGGTCATCGTCACTGGGAACAACCGAACAAAGTCCGTCTTGGTTGGCCTACAAGGTGTTGTCAAGAAGGCTGTTGGTCTTGGAGGTTGGCACTGGCTG GTTCTAAAGAATGGTGTAGAGGTGAAGCTGCAAAGGAATGCTTTGAGTGTATTGGAACCTCCAACTGGTAACGAAGACGATGATGATATTGATGGCAACAATTCGTTCTGTAGCAGTTCCGACATGGGAGACAAAGACATGGACTATT CGAGCATAGAGTACCACAAACCAACAAAGCCAAGAGTTCGGCATACAAGGCCCTGGTCTTCCTGTATAAAATCCAGCAACCGAGGCAATTTTCACCCCAGTACAAAGCTGCGAACG AGAGTAAACCTGACAAAACTTGGAACTCCTACGCTGTGGAGATACTGGAAGCATTTCAATCTT GTAAGCATGAACCCCAATCCATCAAAGGAACAGCTCTTCCATGGGGTCCAGCAGCATTTTCAGTCTCAG CAATTGGATGAGTTGCAGGTGATTCTGGGCTTCATCCAGGCAGCAAAGAGGCTCAAGACCCTGTACCGCTCCTAG